One Fundidesulfovibrio terrae genomic window carries:
- a CDS encoding DotU family type IV/VI secretion system protein — MRLVDCFVPAVTYVLDVVRKPASFSDYDASRAKVEELLNSAGRSAKTLGVAASEFQDARFAVCAWMDEMVLGSAWEGKARWLHQPLQRTVYGTVNAGEEYFDRLDALLAKSGGDFEFSAPGEKASVDELSFGPDEPEPHGPACAPGSPGPQKESPFAAPHAEGDVGLGVKGVLEVFGLTMMLGFTGRYFHPDDQAALGSLRQKTIATALASPASLAPGQASRLFPGLYGPESGTAGGRRRFWRGMDWADMVVIGLPLLAVAVMFLAYSTILSGALKGFMGGP, encoded by the coding sequence GTGCGCCTGGTCGACTGCTTCGTCCCGGCCGTGACCTACGTCCTGGACGTGGTGCGCAAGCCCGCCTCCTTTTCCGACTACGACGCCTCCCGGGCCAAGGTGGAGGAGCTCTTGAACTCCGCCGGGCGCTCGGCCAAGACCCTGGGCGTTGCCGCCTCGGAGTTCCAGGACGCCCGCTTCGCCGTGTGCGCCTGGATGGACGAGATGGTGCTGGGCTCGGCCTGGGAGGGCAAGGCCCGCTGGCTGCACCAGCCCCTGCAGCGCACCGTGTACGGCACGGTCAACGCGGGCGAGGAGTATTTCGACCGCCTGGACGCCCTGCTGGCCAAATCCGGCGGGGATTTCGAGTTCTCGGCCCCCGGCGAGAAGGCCAGCGTCGATGAGCTCTCCTTCGGCCCCGACGAGCCGGAACCGCACGGGCCCGCCTGTGCTCCCGGCTCGCCCGGGCCGCAAAAGGAAAGCCCCTTCGCCGCGCCCCACGCCGAGGGAGACGTGGGGCTCGGGGTCAAGGGCGTGCTCGAGGTGTTCGGGCTGACCATGATGCTCGGGTTCACGGGCCGGTATTTCCATCCCGACGACCAGGCGGCGCTTGGGTCGCTCAGGCAGAAGACCATCGCCACGGCCCTGGCCTCTCCGGCTTCGCTGGCGCCCGGCCAGGCTTCGCGCCTCTTCCCGGGCCTCTACGGGCCGGAGAGCGGGACGGCCGGCGGCCGGCGGCGGTTCTGGCGCGGCATGGACTGGGCGGACATGGTGGTCATCGGCCTGCCCCTGCTTGCCGTGGCGGTCATGTTCCTGGCGTACAGCACCATTCTTTCCGGGGCCCTCAAGGGCTTCATGGGCGGGCCGTAG
- the tssK gene encoding type VI secretion system baseplate subunit TssK — translation MSAKSPLYWHQGLFLTPQHFQLVDWHQHFKFTSMTKYSLRHFWGVGTMELREDALAARRVEVTRLEAVFHEGAFICYPGNAVIPARSLDEAGLESDKPVMVYLGVKNLKPEGGNVTVLPELAYTGQPTTSFVTKADPDTMPDMLGEGPPAAVKTMQFALAIYFEHELPQLGDYLLIPVARVVREAEKIFYDPEFIPPCLTIGSSPALTKLVRDVTDLVASRARALEDYKMRGELTSKEFDPGYMIFLMALMTLNRYAPLFTHYVESLDVHPWDAYGAFRQFLGELSTFADDFGATGERFDGEKLVPAYDHEDLTGCFAAARRLIERMIEGIGTSIELLAAMQKKDSYYVAELPERVFTPANRFWLIVRTGAAPEDVPRTVLATVKLCASPLMATLLVKAVPGVPLTYSKNPPAGLPKRSGTHYFLLDTTNPLWLDVVRNKSLSMFWDSPPEDLTAHVAVLRGK, via the coding sequence GTGAGCGCGAAATCGCCGCTTTACTGGCACCAGGGGCTCTTCCTCACGCCGCAGCATTTCCAGTTGGTGGACTGGCACCAGCATTTCAAGTTCACCTCCATGACCAAGTATTCCCTGCGCCACTTCTGGGGCGTGGGAACCATGGAGCTGCGCGAGGACGCCCTGGCCGCGCGCCGGGTGGAGGTGACCCGCCTGGAGGCCGTGTTCCACGAAGGGGCCTTCATCTGCTATCCGGGCAACGCGGTGATCCCGGCCAGGTCGCTGGACGAAGCCGGGCTTGAGTCGGACAAGCCCGTGATGGTGTACCTGGGCGTGAAGAATTTGAAGCCCGAGGGCGGCAACGTCACCGTGCTGCCGGAGCTCGCCTACACCGGCCAGCCCACCACGTCCTTCGTCACCAAGGCCGATCCCGACACCATGCCGGACATGCTGGGCGAAGGCCCTCCAGCCGCCGTCAAGACCATGCAGTTCGCCCTGGCCATATACTTCGAGCACGAGCTGCCCCAACTGGGCGACTACCTGCTCATCCCGGTGGCCCGCGTGGTGCGCGAGGCCGAGAAGATCTTCTACGATCCCGAGTTCATCCCCCCCTGCCTGACCATCGGTTCGAGCCCGGCGCTGACCAAGCTGGTGCGCGACGTGACCGACCTGGTCGCCTCCCGGGCCCGGGCCCTGGAAGACTACAAGATGCGCGGCGAGCTGACCTCCAAGGAGTTCGATCCCGGCTACATGATCTTTCTCATGGCGCTCATGACCCTTAACCGCTACGCGCCGCTCTTCACCCATTACGTGGAATCGCTCGACGTGCATCCCTGGGATGCATACGGGGCCTTCCGGCAGTTCCTGGGCGAGCTCTCCACCTTCGCCGACGACTTCGGGGCCACGGGCGAGCGCTTCGACGGCGAGAAGCTGGTGCCCGCCTACGACCACGAGGACCTCACCGGCTGCTTCGCCGCCGCCCGCCGCCTGATCGAGCGCATGATCGAGGGCATCGGCACCTCCATCGAGCTTTTGGCCGCCATGCAGAAGAAGGACAGCTACTACGTGGCCGAGCTGCCCGAGCGCGTGTTCACCCCCGCCAACCGGTTCTGGCTCATCGTGCGCACCGGGGCCGCACCCGAGGACGTGCCCCGCACCGTGCTCGCGACCGTGAAGCTTTGCGCCTCGCCGCTCATGGCCACGCTGTTGGTCAAAGCCGTGCCGGGCGTGCCCCTGACCTATTCCAAGAATCCGCCCGCCGGGCTGCCCAAGCGCTCCGGCACCCACTATTTCCTCTTGGACACCACCAACCCGCTGTGGCTGGACGTGGTCCGCAACAAGTCCCTGTCCATGTTCTGGGACAGCCCCCCCGAGGACCTCACCGCCCACGTGGCCGTGCTGAGGGGCAAATAG
- a CDS encoding DUF3540 domain-containing protein: MPSAKPSPVAPPSPSLEYGRVLASPPHPGPGALFEVEASFGPLAAVRAVSCLVEPAPGDAVLLSVDIAGRAYVLAVLESASPVNLAVDGDASLSVRGGSLTVALGSDLTLACPGAITAASGEIAVHAATGSAVIERVSLIGRALRSRFKKVRAVAKSVDQMFARVTQRAQESTRFVAEHDEVQAGSRRVLVSDLCALHAKNHSMMAEEQVVINAEQIHMG; encoded by the coding sequence ATGCCAAGCGCGAAGCCCTCCCCCGTCGCCCCGCCTTCCCCGTCGCTCGAGTACGGCCGCGTCCTGGCCTCCCCCCCCCACCCCGGCCCCGGGGCGCTGTTCGAGGTGGAGGCGTCCTTCGGCCCCCTGGCCGCAGTGCGCGCCGTGAGCTGCCTGGTGGAGCCCGCGCCCGGCGACGCGGTGCTCCTCTCGGTGGACATCGCGGGCCGCGCCTACGTGCTGGCGGTGCTCGAGAGCGCTTCGCCGGTGAACCTGGCCGTGGACGGCGACGCGAGCCTGTCGGTGCGCGGCGGGAGTCTCACCGTGGCCTTGGGCTCGGACCTCACCCTGGCCTGTCCCGGCGCCATCACCGCCGCCTCGGGAGAAATCGCCGTGCATGCGGCCACCGGCAGCGCGGTCATCGAGCGCGTGAGCCTGATCGGCCGCGCCCTCAGGTCCCGTTTCAAGAAGGTGCGCGCCGTGGCCAAAAGCGTGGACCAGATGTTCGCGCGCGTAACCCAGCGCGCCCAGGAATCCACCCGCTTCGTCGCGGAGCACGACGAGGTGCAGGCCGGGTCCCGCCGCGTGCTCGTTTCGGACCTCTGCGCCCTGCATGCGAAGAACCACTCCATGATGGCCGAGGAGCAGGTGGTCATCAACGCCGAACAAATCCACATGGGTTAG
- the tssJ gene encoding type VI secretion system lipoprotein TssJ, with protein sequence MRKAFLLAVMFVLAASGCGGGKSAPPSQYTNPSYSPQTMNWAFAPKALELTFISDPFLNEYEGAAHTLAVCVYQLQSPTAFQQLAATAPGISKLLDCQNFDASVVSAQRVIVQPGRNEVITVDRNEKSKFVAIACGYYDLNLGSATRVYEIPVSSNTSGWLWWKETTYEPGKLSKKILLGKTGIQTMGDGS encoded by the coding sequence ATGCGTAAAGCCTTTCTTCTCGCGGTTATGTTCGTTCTCGCGGCGTCCGGTTGCGGCGGCGGCAAGAGCGCCCCGCCCTCGCAGTACACCAACCCGTCCTACAGCCCCCAGACCATGAACTGGGCCTTCGCGCCCAAGGCCCTGGAGCTGACCTTCATCTCCGATCCTTTCTTGAACGAATACGAGGGCGCGGCCCACACCCTGGCCGTGTGCGTCTACCAGCTCCAGTCCCCCACGGCCTTCCAGCAGCTTGCGGCCACGGCTCCGGGCATCTCCAAGCTGCTCGACTGCCAGAACTTCGACGCCAGCGTGGTCAGCGCCCAGCGGGTGATCGTGCAGCCCGGGCGCAACGAGGTCATCACCGTGGACCGCAACGAGAAGTCCAAGTTCGTGGCCATCGCCTGCGGCTACTACGACCTCAACCTGGGCTCGGCCACGCGGGTGTACGAGATTCCGGTCAGCTCCAACACCTCGGGCTGGCTCTGGTGGAAGGAGACCACCTACGAGCCGGGCAAGCTCTCCAAGAAGATCCTGCTCGGCAAAACCGGCATCCAGACCATGGGGGACGGCTCGTGA
- a CDS encoding alpha/beta fold hydrolase translates to MTTFILIHGAFTGGWIWGRTARALARLGHEVCRPTLTGCGERSHLLRPEIVLAMHVEDLAQFLFHEDIDRAVLVGHGYGAMIASAVAHRHSGKVAGLVHLDGVIPGRGASFLNALGKGSTRLHARQDGSDWLVPPPPAESYGIECRELARWFSVRLQPFPRSCLASPYPYGGRDRDQPAVYLRTTGLEDPAVKAQAARAALKGMRVAELATGPLPMLTNPGRLAKVLDAAAREMPLGEGRSKADGRVSPRRECRRKDGER, encoded by the coding sequence GTGACCACCTTCATCCTCATCCACGGGGCCTTCACCGGAGGCTGGATCTGGGGCCGCACCGCCCGGGCTCTGGCGCGGCTCGGCCATGAGGTCTGTCGGCCCACCCTCACCGGCTGCGGCGAACGCTCCCACCTGTTGCGTCCCGAGATCGTCCTGGCCATGCACGTGGAGGACCTGGCCCAATTCCTCTTCCACGAAGACATCGACCGGGCCGTGCTCGTAGGGCACGGCTACGGGGCCATGATCGCCTCCGCCGTGGCCCACCGCCACTCCGGCAAGGTGGCCGGGCTCGTGCACCTGGACGGCGTCATCCCAGGTCGCGGCGCGAGCTTCCTGAACGCGCTCGGCAAGGGCTCGACCCGCCTCCACGCCCGCCAGGACGGCTCCGACTGGCTGGTGCCCCCGCCCCCGGCCGAGAGCTACGGCATCGAATGCCGGGAACTGGCCCGCTGGTTCTCCGTGCGGTTGCAGCCGTTCCCGCGCTCCTGCCTGGCGTCGCCGTACCCCTACGGCGGTCGCGACCGGGACCAGCCCGCCGTGTACCTGCGCACCACCGGCCTGGAGGACCCGGCCGTGAAGGCCCAGGCCGCGCGCGCCGCGCTCAAGGGCATGCGCGTGGCCGAACTGGCGACCGGGCCGCTGCCCATGCTCACCAACCCGGGCCGCCTGGCCAAGGTGCTCGACGCCGCCGCGCGGGAGATGCCGCTGGGGGAGGGGAGGAGCAAGGCGGACGGGAGAGTTTCGCCCAGGCGTGAGTGCCGCCGGAAGGACGGAGAAAGATAG
- a CDS encoding SEL1-like repeat protein produces MPCFRPALWLLLLACLLAPAVALGADNAEAVYNKGDYASAFKELKPLADAGDASAQYHLGLLYDFGLSVPKNPAEAAKWFRLAGRQDNAKALYNLGLLLTASPKLAASPGEAEASFRRSAELGEMPAQFALAELIAKGGSAKDGPAQAEHWYRKAAEQGDHKSQYRLGMMLLSGKATPANIQDASKWLQMAAEAGSASAQFQVGVLYDKGMGVHASPQEAARWFAKAAEQGDADAQFNLAVEYDRGEGVPHDPAQAAMWLEKSAAQGDVPAQLALARWYLSGHGVSQSAAKAADWYGRAARKDNPEAQNELAGLCAKGLGVRQDQAEAARWLSRAAELGDASAQNDLGIRYFEGQGLRKNPMAGYMWLTLASWQGHAGAKSNLEYAAAKLTDKQKAQADKAAKAWKMKR; encoded by the coding sequence ATGCCTTGCTTCAGACCGGCACTGTGGCTCCTCCTCCTGGCCTGCCTCCTGGCCCCGGCCGTCGCCTTGGGGGCAGACAATGCCGAGGCCGTCTACAACAAGGGCGATTACGCCAGCGCCTTCAAAGAGCTCAAACCCCTGGCCGACGCCGGGGACGCTTCCGCCCAGTATCACCTGGGGCTGCTCTACGATTTCGGGCTCTCCGTTCCCAAGAATCCCGCCGAGGCCGCCAAGTGGTTCCGCCTGGCCGGGCGCCAGGACAACGCCAAGGCCCTCTACAACCTGGGCCTTCTGCTCACCGCCAGCCCCAAGCTGGCCGCCTCCCCCGGCGAGGCCGAGGCATCCTTCAGGCGATCGGCGGAGCTTGGCGAAATGCCCGCCCAATTCGCCCTGGCGGAACTCATCGCCAAGGGCGGGTCGGCCAAGGACGGCCCGGCCCAGGCCGAACACTGGTATCGCAAGGCGGCCGAGCAGGGCGACCACAAGTCGCAGTACCGGCTTGGCATGATGCTTCTTTCCGGCAAGGCAACCCCGGCCAACATCCAGGATGCGTCCAAATGGCTGCAGATGGCCGCCGAGGCCGGGTCCGCGTCCGCCCAGTTCCAGGTCGGCGTGCTCTACGACAAGGGCATGGGCGTGCACGCAAGCCCCCAGGAGGCCGCCCGCTGGTTCGCCAAGGCCGCCGAGCAGGGCGATGCCGACGCCCAGTTCAACCTGGCCGTGGAGTACGACCGGGGCGAGGGCGTGCCCCACGACCCGGCCCAGGCCGCCATGTGGCTGGAGAAGTCCGCCGCCCAGGGGGACGTTCCCGCTCAGCTGGCCCTGGCCCGCTGGTATCTTTCCGGTCACGGCGTGTCCCAGAGCGCGGCCAAGGCTGCCGACTGGTACGGCCGGGCCGCCCGCAAGGACAACCCCGAGGCCCAGAACGAACTGGCCGGGCTCTGCGCCAAGGGGCTCGGGGTGAGGCAGGACCAGGCCGAGGCGGCCCGGTGGCTCTCCCGCGCCGCCGAACTGGGCGACGCCTCAGCCCAGAACGACCTGGGCATCCGCTATTTCGAGGGCCAGGGCCTCAGGAAGAACCCCATGGCCGGGTACATGTGGCTGACTCTGGCCTCCTGGCAGGGGCATGCCGGGGCCAAGAGCAACCTGGAGTACGCGGCCGCGAAGTTGACCGACAAGCAGAAGGCCCAGGCCGACAAGGCGGCCAAAGCCTGGAAGATGAAGCGCTGA
- a CDS encoding type VI secretion protein IcmF/TssM N-terminal domain-containing protein, whose amino-acid sequence MKTILLVVLKVILWLLLFAAIGAGAWYLAQWRGWPQWAAVAIGLGAAGLIAGAVFLRRWWFRRRERQFVKRVVEEDTAAISASQGERARLLRDVEDRFAKAVEILRGSQLRREGDPVYVKPWHLVMGEMGSGKSLALRRAKLASILTDVGQERLPAPTRNVDFWFADEAVIIDTAGRYAIPLDEARDREEWERFLALLVKHRRKEPLNGLVLAIAADKAVDATDDVLVEYAKGLRRRVNELMRVIGAKFPVYVMVTKMDHILGMNGLVDQLDDQALVQAMGAVNASTLRPAGNALDEGLARVVSRLKDLRVILPCDPQSMDPAYLMLPGELSRLGERLKVFVGALFAENPYLETPTYRGIFFVSARQEGQAHVMDAGLTDVAAQLSDRAATERGAFLHDVFSRFLPADRNLFTPMLEFLRWRSATRFAGVMAWLFVMFCLAGLLTLAFTHNERALKVISSEFASLPALSGGMDQQLLTVDQFRRQIIRMETVNKDWFLPRMGLTQSLTGEQRVKRAYADLFKSKILDPMDASMRAAVDSLDARASETAIGMYIGHMVWRIELLKAKQRGATIDEMRKIPAYPDAVLAQVDPKLVPELAPFFNDCYLDYLAWEPWNEGMDQRLADFKVRLTRLASLKDGQMQWLVDWANTRPYLRGVTLNDFWGGTGQISGQDVFVPAGYTEEGKTAIESFIKEFDQAVDKPKELQKKIDAFWSWYANQYYLSWSQFAQGFHSGYGFLLDDQDKRKMAARMPTFASPYFAMLEQMATALAAVKKIAPPPPWAAEVMRFHIVLEQARSQSKTEPLLQKEKEKVAVATQRIVGDVDTREAKQFENLLAATAKFQEYQKTLTEMVPSVATQETAFQFVGASMGNPAASGDAMALGAAAPVTRSPALNAETALVGMNALIGVGASADVFTQVVSGPLAFFVLYSTELASCELQRQWEIHVLAEAQGLPQHKYRQALFDKKDGLIWKFVNGPARPFLSREMRGWTAKSWMNAVFPVNRSFLTFLDEGGQETQEALPEYDVTAKTVPTTVNPEARQKPYLTTLTLSCGNQQQILNNYNFLDSAVFKWKTDGCGDTTVTVVFSDLQVSKTYPGVNGFALFLKDFKNGGSKTFTPDDFPGQRDMLGSLGVKRIQVSYVFEGNQPVVRLLSVTPTVLPQTICECSR is encoded by the coding sequence ATGAAGACCATCCTGCTCGTTGTCCTCAAGGTCATCTTGTGGCTTCTGCTGTTCGCGGCCATCGGCGCGGGCGCATGGTACCTGGCCCAGTGGCGGGGCTGGCCCCAGTGGGCCGCCGTGGCCATAGGCCTGGGCGCGGCCGGGCTCATCGCGGGCGCGGTGTTCTTGCGGCGGTGGTGGTTCAGGCGCCGGGAGCGCCAGTTCGTCAAGCGCGTGGTGGAGGAGGACACGGCGGCCATCTCCGCCTCCCAGGGAGAGCGGGCGCGCCTTTTGCGCGACGTGGAGGACCGCTTCGCCAAGGCCGTGGAGATCCTGCGCGGCTCCCAGCTGCGCCGTGAGGGCGATCCGGTCTACGTCAAGCCCTGGCACCTGGTCATGGGCGAGATGGGCTCGGGCAAGTCCCTGGCCCTGCGCCGGGCCAAGCTGGCCTCCATCCTCACCGACGTGGGGCAGGAGCGCCTGCCCGCGCCCACGCGCAACGTGGATTTCTGGTTCGCCGACGAGGCGGTGATTATCGACACGGCCGGCCGCTACGCCATCCCGCTGGACGAGGCCCGCGACCGCGAGGAGTGGGAGCGCTTTCTTGCACTCCTGGTGAAGCACCGCCGCAAGGAGCCCCTGAACGGCCTGGTGCTGGCCATCGCGGCGGACAAGGCGGTGGACGCCACGGACGACGTGCTGGTGGAATACGCCAAGGGCCTTCGCCGCCGGGTGAACGAGCTCATGCGGGTGATCGGGGCCAAGTTCCCGGTGTACGTCATGGTCACCAAGATGGACCACATCCTGGGCATGAACGGCCTGGTGGACCAGCTGGACGACCAGGCCCTGGTGCAGGCCATGGGCGCGGTCAACGCCAGCACCCTGCGCCCGGCGGGCAACGCCCTGGACGAGGGCCTGGCCAGGGTCGTGTCCCGGCTCAAGGATCTGCGGGTGATCCTGCCCTGCGACCCGCAGTCCATGGACCCGGCCTACCTCATGCTGCCAGGCGAGCTTTCGCGCCTGGGCGAGCGGCTCAAGGTGTTCGTGGGGGCGCTCTTCGCCGAGAACCCCTACCTGGAAACGCCCACCTACCGGGGAATCTTCTTCGTAAGCGCCCGCCAGGAGGGCCAGGCCCACGTCATGGACGCCGGGCTCACCGACGTGGCCGCCCAGCTCTCGGATCGCGCCGCCACCGAGCGCGGGGCCTTCCTGCACGACGTCTTTTCGCGCTTTCTGCCCGCCGACCGCAACCTCTTCACCCCCATGCTGGAGTTCCTGCGCTGGCGCTCGGCCACGCGCTTCGCCGGGGTGATGGCCTGGCTGTTCGTCATGTTCTGCCTGGCCGGGCTCCTGACGCTCGCCTTCACCCACAACGAGCGCGCCCTCAAGGTGATCTCCTCGGAATTCGCCTCCCTGCCCGCCCTTTCCGGGGGCATGGACCAGCAGCTTCTGACCGTGGACCAGTTCCGCCGCCAGATCATCCGCATGGAGACCGTGAACAAGGACTGGTTCCTGCCGCGCATGGGCCTGACCCAGAGCCTCACCGGCGAACAGCGGGTGAAGCGGGCCTACGCCGATCTGTTCAAGAGCAAGATACTCGATCCCATGGACGCCTCCATGCGCGCCGCCGTGGACTCCCTGGACGCCCGGGCCTCCGAGACGGCCATCGGCATGTACATCGGGCACATGGTCTGGCGCATCGAGCTTCTGAAGGCCAAGCAGCGAGGCGCGACGATCGACGAGATGCGCAAGATTCCGGCCTATCCCGACGCCGTGCTGGCCCAGGTGGACCCCAAGCTGGTGCCCGAGCTGGCCCCCTTCTTCAACGACTGCTACCTGGACTATCTCGCCTGGGAGCCCTGGAACGAGGGCATGGATCAGCGCCTGGCCGACTTCAAGGTGCGCCTCACCCGCCTGGCTTCCCTCAAGGACGGCCAGATGCAGTGGCTGGTGGACTGGGCCAACACCCGGCCCTACCTGCGCGGCGTGACCCTCAACGACTTCTGGGGCGGCACGGGGCAGATTTCCGGCCAGGACGTGTTCGTCCCGGCGGGCTACACGGAGGAGGGCAAGACGGCCATCGAGTCCTTCATCAAGGAATTCGACCAGGCCGTGGACAAGCCCAAGGAGCTCCAGAAGAAGATCGACGCCTTCTGGAGCTGGTACGCCAACCAGTATTACCTTTCCTGGAGCCAGTTCGCCCAGGGATTCCACAGCGGATACGGCTTCCTGCTGGACGACCAGGACAAGCGCAAGATGGCCGCACGCATGCCCACCTTCGCCAGCCCCTATTTCGCCATGCTGGAGCAGATGGCCACGGCCCTCGCGGCGGTGAAGAAGATCGCGCCTCCCCCGCCCTGGGCCGCCGAGGTGATGCGCTTCCACATCGTCCTGGAGCAGGCCCGCTCCCAGAGCAAGACCGAACCGCTCCTGCAGAAGGAGAAGGAGAAGGTCGCGGTCGCCACCCAGCGCATCGTGGGCGACGTGGATACCCGGGAGGCCAAGCAGTTCGAGAACCTCCTGGCCGCCACGGCCAAATTCCAGGAGTACCAGAAGACCCTCACGGAGATGGTCCCCTCCGTGGCCACCCAGGAGACGGCCTTCCAGTTCGTGGGCGCGTCCATGGGAAATCCCGCCGCCTCGGGCGACGCCATGGCCCTTGGTGCGGCCGCGCCCGTGACCAGGTCGCCCGCGCTGAACGCCGAAACCGCGCTGGTGGGCATGAACGCGCTCATCGGCGTAGGGGCCTCGGCGGACGTGTTCACCCAGGTGGTCAGCGGACCTCTGGCCTTCTTCGTGCTCTATTCGACCGAGCTTGCCTCCTGCGAGCTGCAGCGCCAGTGGGAGATCCACGTGTTGGCCGAGGCCCAGGGGCTGCCGCAGCACAAGTACCGCCAGGCGCTCTTCGACAAGAAGGACGGGCTGATCTGGAAGTTCGTGAACGGCCCGGCCCGGCCCTTCCTCTCTCGCGAGATGCGGGGCTGGACCGCCAAGAGCTGGATGAACGCCGTCTTCCCCGTCAACCGGAGTTTCCTGACCTTCCTGGACGAAGGCGGGCAGGAGACCCAGGAAGCCCTGCCCGAATACGACGTCACCGCGAAGACCGTGCCCACCACCGTGAACCCCGAGGCGCGCCAGAAGCCCTATCTGACGACGTTGACGCTCTCCTGCGGCAACCAGCAGCAGATACTCAACAACTACAACTTCCTGGACAGCGCCGTGTTCAAGTGGAAGACCGACGGCTGCGGCGACACCACCGTCACCGTGGTCTTCAGCGACCTCCAGGTGTCCAAGACCTACCCCGGCGTGAACGGCTTCGCCCTGTTCCTCAAGGACTTCAAGAACGGCGGCTCCAAGACCTTCACCCCGGACGACTTCCCCGGCCAGCGGGACATGCTGGGGTCGCTTGGCGTCAAGCGCATCCAGGTGAGCTACGTGTTCGAGGGCAACCAGCCTGTGGTGCGGCTCCTCTCCGTCACGCCCACGGTGCTGCCCCAGACCATCTGCGAGTGTTCGCGGTAG
- a CDS encoding AMIN domain-containing protein, whose translation MFETRAAGYSRTFYLAAVLTWTAAVAFLFITAVWGGFYDMMEAMMSAREAKHLAQSLPEQPYPAPGAPSPAAPNPFEQPQTPQTPRTPAGWVASEAEKGLQHMELRLEKRSQGEFGLDKPAAPSPAQISNTATGPVRLEPARPEPKRPEPPRGQSGQPLMQGEAGVIKSVKYEPGDGRFLMTLQTTAAPDKVSFFYLDNPRRLAVNLQGAWRNLAPRETTFASGPIARAALGEHPDYVRITLHFRDVSAPKPADPAITKLKDALGVSLTTK comes from the coding sequence ATGTTCGAGACCAGGGCCGCAGGATACTCCCGTACGTTCTACCTCGCCGCCGTACTGACCTGGACGGCGGCCGTGGCGTTTCTGTTCATCACGGCCGTGTGGGGCGGCTTCTACGACATGATGGAAGCCATGATGAGCGCCCGGGAGGCCAAGCATCTGGCGCAGAGCCTTCCCGAACAGCCCTACCCCGCTCCGGGAGCGCCGTCCCCGGCTGCGCCCAATCCCTTCGAGCAGCCCCAGACTCCCCAGACTCCCCGGACTCCGGCGGGATGGGTCGCATCCGAGGCGGAAAAGGGACTGCAGCACATGGAACTGCGTCTGGAAAAACGCTCCCAAGGTGAATTCGGACTGGACAAGCCCGCCGCTCCATCCCCGGCACAGATATCCAACACGGCCACCGGTCCCGTACGGCTTGAACCCGCGCGCCCGGAGCCCAAGCGCCCCGAGCCCCCCCGCGGGCAGTCCGGGCAGCCGCTGATGCAGGGGGAGGCCGGCGTGATTAAGTCCGTGAAGTACGAGCCGGGCGACGGCCGTTTCCTGATGACCCTGCAGACCACCGCCGCCCCGGACAAGGTGAGCTTCTTCTACCTGGACAACCCCCGCCGCCTGGCGGTGAACCTCCAGGGCGCGTGGCGCAACCTGGCTCCGCGCGAGACCACCTTCGCCTCGGGGCCCATCGCCCGCGCCGCGCTGGGCGAGCATCCCGACTACGTGCGCATCACCCTGCACTTCCGGGACGTAAGCGCCCCCAAGCCCGCCGACCCGGCCATCACCAAGCTCAAGGACGCCCTGGGCGTCAGCCTCACCACCAAGTAG